One segment of Ziziphus jujuba cultivar Dongzao chromosome 12, ASM3175591v1 DNA contains the following:
- the LOC107429691 gene encoding uncharacterized protein LOC107429691 isoform X2 gives MMVSAFGLAWRSHVILRRPLIYCVPKVQYSSSVVAVGSVAEPVTVMVKDEKDEVAVRRRSRVGKDNKQPEWKKFSSKELGIKMSLISKPTRLVLSRLRKKGYEVYLVGGCVRDLILKKTPKDFDIITSAELKEIKQTFIHCEIVGKRFPICHVHVNDTIVEVSSFSTCNSKSVKKFDNNFSKHPGCSRDDYIRWRNCIQRDFTINGLMFDPYTKIVYDYMGGMEDIRKAKMHTVKPANLSFVEDRARILRAVRIAARLGFRFSRDIALSVRELSGSVLRLDKGRILMEMNYMLAFGSAEASLRLLWRFGLLEILLPIQGFEDVMRDLTCFSIAILAFHKALADQPRDPLVVAAFSLAVHSGGSLLEAVQISMNITRPHDSRFHELLEYGDVLSQDALIDQVVDLAASAKAALCKMTDRYYVSQAMIKYPKAPRSDLVFISLALSLRVCKIFECIGRGMGKETVPRRGEKINYESLALGNLPEVRHTFARIVFDTVYPPNLKRDST, from the exons ATGATGGTTTCTGCATTTGGACTCGCATGGCGGAGCCACGTCATTCTTCGCCGTCCTCTAATTTACTGTGTTCcgaag GTGCAGTACAGCAGTTCTGTTGTGGCGGTTGGCTCAGTTGCGGAGCCAGTAACCGTTATGGTGAAAGATGAGAAAGATGAGGTTGCAGTTAGGCGGAGAAGTAGAGTTGGTAAAGATAACAAACAACCTGAATGGAAGAAGTTCAGTTCTAAGGAACTCGGAATTAAGATGTCCTTGATTTCGAAGCCTACGCGGTTGGTTCTGAGTCGCCTCAGGAAGAAAG GATATGAAGTATATCTTGTTGGAGGCTGTGTGCGTGATCTTATCCTGAAGAAAACTCCCAAAGATTTTGACATTATAACTTCAGCAGAACTTAAGGAG ATAAAGCAAACGTTTATCCACTGTGAAATTGTTGGAAAAAGATTTCCCATTTGTCATGTTCATGTTAACGATACCATTGTGGAG GTTTCGAGCTTTAGCACTTGCAATAGCAAGTCTGTTAAGAAGTTCGATAATAATTTCAGTAAACATCCTGGATGTAGTAGAGATGATTATATTCGTTGGAGAAATTGTATACAACGGGACTTCACCATTAATGG GTTGATGTTTGATCCATATACAAAGATAGTTTACGACTATATGGGGGGGATGGAAGATATTAGAAAAGCTAAA ATGCATACTGTGAAACCTGCAAATCTTTCTTTTGTTGAGGACCGTG CTCGCATTTTACGTGCTGTTAGAATTGCTGCCCGCTTGGGATTTCGTTTCAGTAGAGATATAGCTCTTTCTGTAAGAGAATTGTCTGGCTCTGTGTTGAGACTTGACAAG GGAAGAATtctcatggaaatgaattatatGCTGGCATTTGGGTCTGCAGAGGCTTCTTTGAGGTTATTATGGAGGTTTGGGCTCCTTGAAATACTTCTTCCCATCCAG GGTTTCGAAGACGTGATGAGAGATCTAACATGCTTCTC GATTGCCATCTTGGCTTTTCATAAAGCTCTAGCTGACCAGCCTCGGGATCCATTGGTTGTAGCTGCATTTAGCCTTGCAGTCCATAGTGGCGGATCATTATTGGAAGCTGTACAAATTTCAATGAACATCACACGACCACATGACTCAAGGTTTCATGAGTTATTAGAATATGGGGATGTGCTCTCACAAGATGCTTTGATTGATCAAGTTGTGGATCTTGCTGCATCAGCCAAAGCTGCATTGTGCAAGATGACAGATCGTTACTATGTTTCCCAAGCAATGATCAAATACCCAAAAGCGCCACGCTCAGACCTT GTTTTTATTTCACTGGCATTATCGTTGAGGGTGTGCAAGATTTTCGAATGCATCGGAAGAGGAATGGGGAAGGAAACTGTGCCAAGAAGAGGAGAAAAGATCAATTATGAGTCATTGGCATTGGGCAACTTGCCGGAGGTTCGACATACGTTTGCAAGGATTGTATTTGATACTGTGTACCCGCCCAATCTGAAAAGAGACAGCACTTGA
- the LOC107429691 gene encoding uncharacterized protein LOC107429691 isoform X1 yields MMVSAFGLAWRSHVILRRPLIYCVPKVQYSSSVVAVGSVAEPVTVMVKDEKDEVAVRRRSRVGKDNKQPEWKKFSSKELGIKMSLISKPTRLVLSRLRKKGYEVYLVGGCVRDLILKKTPKDFDIITSAELKEIKQTFIHCEIVGKRFPICHVHVNDTIVEVSSFSTCNSKSVKKFDNNFSKHPGCSRDDYIRWRNCIQRDFTINGLMFDPYTKIVYDYMGGMEDIRKAKMHTVKPANLSFVEDRARILRAVRIAARLGFRFSRDIALSVRELSGSVLRLDKGRILMEMNYMLAFGSAEASLRLLWRFGLLEILLPIQASYFVSQGFRRRDERSNMLLSLFTNLDKLVAPNLPCHSSLWIAILAFHKALADQPRDPLVVAAFSLAVHSGGSLLEAVQISMNITRPHDSRFHELLEYGDVLSQDALIDQVVDLAASAKAALCKMTDRYYVSQAMIKYPKAPRSDLVFISLALSLRVCKIFECIGRGMGKETVPRRGEKINYESLALGNLPEVRHTFARIVFDTVYPPNLKRDST; encoded by the exons ATGATGGTTTCTGCATTTGGACTCGCATGGCGGAGCCACGTCATTCTTCGCCGTCCTCTAATTTACTGTGTTCcgaag GTGCAGTACAGCAGTTCTGTTGTGGCGGTTGGCTCAGTTGCGGAGCCAGTAACCGTTATGGTGAAAGATGAGAAAGATGAGGTTGCAGTTAGGCGGAGAAGTAGAGTTGGTAAAGATAACAAACAACCTGAATGGAAGAAGTTCAGTTCTAAGGAACTCGGAATTAAGATGTCCTTGATTTCGAAGCCTACGCGGTTGGTTCTGAGTCGCCTCAGGAAGAAAG GATATGAAGTATATCTTGTTGGAGGCTGTGTGCGTGATCTTATCCTGAAGAAAACTCCCAAAGATTTTGACATTATAACTTCAGCAGAACTTAAGGAG ATAAAGCAAACGTTTATCCACTGTGAAATTGTTGGAAAAAGATTTCCCATTTGTCATGTTCATGTTAACGATACCATTGTGGAG GTTTCGAGCTTTAGCACTTGCAATAGCAAGTCTGTTAAGAAGTTCGATAATAATTTCAGTAAACATCCTGGATGTAGTAGAGATGATTATATTCGTTGGAGAAATTGTATACAACGGGACTTCACCATTAATGG GTTGATGTTTGATCCATATACAAAGATAGTTTACGACTATATGGGGGGGATGGAAGATATTAGAAAAGCTAAA ATGCATACTGTGAAACCTGCAAATCTTTCTTTTGTTGAGGACCGTG CTCGCATTTTACGTGCTGTTAGAATTGCTGCCCGCTTGGGATTTCGTTTCAGTAGAGATATAGCTCTTTCTGTAAGAGAATTGTCTGGCTCTGTGTTGAGACTTGACAAG GGAAGAATtctcatggaaatgaattatatGCTGGCATTTGGGTCTGCAGAGGCTTCTTTGAGGTTATTATGGAGGTTTGGGCTCCTTGAAATACTTCTTCCCATCCAG GCATCATATTTTGTTTCCCAAGGGTTTCGAAGACGTGATGAGAGATCTAACATGCTTCTC TCCTTGTTTACCAACCTTGATAAACTTGTGGCACCTAATCTACCATGTCATAGTAGTTTATG GATTGCCATCTTGGCTTTTCATAAAGCTCTAGCTGACCAGCCTCGGGATCCATTGGTTGTAGCTGCATTTAGCCTTGCAGTCCATAGTGGCGGATCATTATTGGAAGCTGTACAAATTTCAATGAACATCACACGACCACATGACTCAAGGTTTCATGAGTTATTAGAATATGGGGATGTGCTCTCACAAGATGCTTTGATTGATCAAGTTGTGGATCTTGCTGCATCAGCCAAAGCTGCATTGTGCAAGATGACAGATCGTTACTATGTTTCCCAAGCAATGATCAAATACCCAAAAGCGCCACGCTCAGACCTT GTTTTTATTTCACTGGCATTATCGTTGAGGGTGTGCAAGATTTTCGAATGCATCGGAAGAGGAATGGGGAAGGAAACTGTGCCAAGAAGAGGAGAAAAGATCAATTATGAGTCATTGGCATTGGGCAACTTGCCGGAGGTTCGACATACGTTTGCAAGGATTGTATTTGATACTGTGTACCCGCCCAATCTGAAAAGAGACAGCACTTGA
- the LOC107429691 gene encoding uncharacterized protein LOC107429691 isoform X3, which yields MMVSAFGLAWRSHVILRRPLIYCVPKVQYSSSVVAVGSVAEPVTVMVKDEKDEVAVRRRSRVGKDNKQPEWKKFSSKELGIKMSLISKPTRLVLSRLRKKGYEVYLVGGCVRDLILKKTPKDFDIITSAELKEIKQTFIHCEIVGKRFPICHVHVNDTIVEMHTVKPANLSFVEDRARILRAVRIAARLGFRFSRDIALSVRELSGSVLRLDKGRILMEMNYMLAFGSAEASLRLLWRFGLLEILLPIQASYFVSQGFRRRDERSNMLLSLFTNLDKLVAPNLPCHSSLWIAILAFHKALADQPRDPLVVAAFSLAVHSGGSLLEAVQISMNITRPHDSRFHELLEYGDVLSQDALIDQVVDLAASAKAALCKMTDRYYVSQAMIKYPKAPRSDLVFISLALSLRVCKIFECIGRGMGKETVPRRGEKINYESLALGNLPEVRHTFARIVFDTVYPPNLKRDST from the exons ATGATGGTTTCTGCATTTGGACTCGCATGGCGGAGCCACGTCATTCTTCGCCGTCCTCTAATTTACTGTGTTCcgaag GTGCAGTACAGCAGTTCTGTTGTGGCGGTTGGCTCAGTTGCGGAGCCAGTAACCGTTATGGTGAAAGATGAGAAAGATGAGGTTGCAGTTAGGCGGAGAAGTAGAGTTGGTAAAGATAACAAACAACCTGAATGGAAGAAGTTCAGTTCTAAGGAACTCGGAATTAAGATGTCCTTGATTTCGAAGCCTACGCGGTTGGTTCTGAGTCGCCTCAGGAAGAAAG GATATGAAGTATATCTTGTTGGAGGCTGTGTGCGTGATCTTATCCTGAAGAAAACTCCCAAAGATTTTGACATTATAACTTCAGCAGAACTTAAGGAG ATAAAGCAAACGTTTATCCACTGTGAAATTGTTGGAAAAAGATTTCCCATTTGTCATGTTCATGTTAACGATACCATTGTGGAG ATGCATACTGTGAAACCTGCAAATCTTTCTTTTGTTGAGGACCGTG CTCGCATTTTACGTGCTGTTAGAATTGCTGCCCGCTTGGGATTTCGTTTCAGTAGAGATATAGCTCTTTCTGTAAGAGAATTGTCTGGCTCTGTGTTGAGACTTGACAAG GGAAGAATtctcatggaaatgaattatatGCTGGCATTTGGGTCTGCAGAGGCTTCTTTGAGGTTATTATGGAGGTTTGGGCTCCTTGAAATACTTCTTCCCATCCAG GCATCATATTTTGTTTCCCAAGGGTTTCGAAGACGTGATGAGAGATCTAACATGCTTCTC TCCTTGTTTACCAACCTTGATAAACTTGTGGCACCTAATCTACCATGTCATAGTAGTTTATG GATTGCCATCTTGGCTTTTCATAAAGCTCTAGCTGACCAGCCTCGGGATCCATTGGTTGTAGCTGCATTTAGCCTTGCAGTCCATAGTGGCGGATCATTATTGGAAGCTGTACAAATTTCAATGAACATCACACGACCACATGACTCAAGGTTTCATGAGTTATTAGAATATGGGGATGTGCTCTCACAAGATGCTTTGATTGATCAAGTTGTGGATCTTGCTGCATCAGCCAAAGCTGCATTGTGCAAGATGACAGATCGTTACTATGTTTCCCAAGCAATGATCAAATACCCAAAAGCGCCACGCTCAGACCTT GTTTTTATTTCACTGGCATTATCGTTGAGGGTGTGCAAGATTTTCGAATGCATCGGAAGAGGAATGGGGAAGGAAACTGTGCCAAGAAGAGGAGAAAAGATCAATTATGAGTCATTGGCATTGGGCAACTTGCCGGAGGTTCGACATACGTTTGCAAGGATTGTATTTGATACTGTGTACCCGCCCAATCTGAAAAGAGACAGCACTTGA
- the LOC107429677 gene encoding acyl carrier protein 1, chloroplastic, with amino-acid sequence MSTVSATSATCTSPLRLSSFLTKQGAGNTSSLKMVSVGWEKKGFPSLRTSRFQVSCGAKPETVQKVCDIVRKQLALPDETDLTPESKFSALGADSLDTVEIVMSLEEEFGISVEEESSQNITTVQEAADLIEKLVQSKPAA; translated from the exons ATGTCGACGGTCTCAGCTACTTCTGCTACCTGCACTTCTCCTCTGAGGCTCTCCTCCTTTCTCACCAAACAG GGGGCTGGAAACACTTCTAGTTTGAAGATGGTTAGTGTTGGTTGGGAAAAAAAAGGCTTTCCTTCTCTGAGGACCTCTCGGTTCCAGGTCTCCTGTGGG GCCAAGCCTGAGACTGTGCAAAAAGTTTGTGATATAGTGAGGAAACAATTGGCATTGCCTGATGAGACTGACCTTACTCCAGAGTCCAAGTTTTCTGCCCTTGGTGCTGATTCACTTGATACA GTGGAAATAGTAATGAGTTTGGAGGAAGAATTTGGGATAAGTGTAGAAGAGGAAAGCTCTCAGAACATAACAACAGTTCAAGAAGCAGCTGATTTAATAGAGAAGCTTGTGCAAAGCAAGCCTGCAGCGTAG
- the LOC107429706 gene encoding RNA polymerase II C-terminal domain phosphatase-like 3, whose product MMGKDESVRVVVAEEDVEEGEISDSASVEEISEEDFNKQDVVTKVSKDSSDYKESKPISKGGSDGRVWTMRDLYNYSGYGRYNTGLYNLAWAQAVQNKPLNEIFVMDVDSEEKSKRSSSSPSVNSGRDESVNAKEVDKVVIDDSGDEMDAAEKEEGELEEGEIDLDSEPVQKAAQEPKEVALDCDPMNVGELDFDSRNRKLEKRVHSIREALVSVSVFDAEKSFEQVCSLLQNILEDLLGVLLDIGHSEKQALVELSFVAIQAVNSAFCSMNQNEKEQRKDSLSRLLSTVKNRLLHHLSPGQMKEIEFMISSLGLLSVLPSTRVSDKQKELQDIDGVRERDSANIGENESNRTYTKFALGSVSMASMDHGHAGTLPDALRTGMPGVKSRGVLLPLLDLHKDHDADSLPSPTREAPSCFPVFKTLPVGDGSFKSGFSTPKVAPDAEESRLHHYETDALKAVSSYQQKFGRSTISMNDRLPSPTPSEEYENGDADTNGEVSSSFTLSNLRTASTPILGQPVFSSPTLVNSASMQGPITTKNAAPVSSVSNPTVKASAKNRDPRLRFANSDVGALDLNQRTLPMVHSAPKVEPIEPVNSRKQRTFDEPNMDGHLTKKQRMGLEKSRIVSDIKTVAGSGGWLEDSVNLGPQLSNKNTFMENAEVDSRTPVSVVSCPTNSPNVGNEQASVASTSTIASLPAILKDIAVNPTMLLNILKLGQQQRLAAEQQKSADPATIAIHPPSSNSVPVAAPLVNNASSMASKILQIPAGTPAVPSQIASISPQDELNKIRMKPRDPRRVLHGSTLQKSGSMGHDQFKNIVPPSSITRANKDNPNGQKQEGQADKISALSQSVAPPDITRQFTKNLKNIADLMSVSQASTKPAIVSQNLSTQSVPVKSQRGDVRASVSNSEEQQSGTISAPDVAVAGSSRSPSTWGDVEHLFEGYDDHQKAAIHRERARRIEEQKKMFAARKLCLVLDLDHTLLNSAKFVEVDPVHDEILRKKEEQDREKPQRHLYRLAHMGMWTKLRPGIWNFLEKASKLYELHLYTMGNKLYATEMAKLLDPNGALFSGRVISKGDDGDLVDGDERVPKSKDLEGVLGMESAVVIIDDSVKVWPHNKLNLIVVERYIYFPCSRRQFSLPGLSLLEIDHDERAEDGTLASSLAVIERIHQNFFSHQLLDEVDVRNILASEQQKILAGCRIVFSRVFPVDEVNPHLNHYWQTAEQFGAVCTNQIDDQVTHVVALSLGTDKVNWALSTGRFVVHPGWLEASALLYRRANEQDFAIKP is encoded by the exons ATGATGGGGAAAGATGAAAGTGTCAGAGTTGTTGTTGCAGAAGAAGATGTAGAAGAAGGTGAGATTTCTGATTCAGCATCGGTGGAGGAGATCAGTGAGGAGGATTTCAATAAGCAAGATGTTGTTACTAAGGTGTCCAAGGATTCTTCCGATTATAAGGAATCCAAACCCATCTCCAAAGGAGGAAGTGATGGTAGGGTTTGGACGATGCGCGATCTGTACAACTATTCCGGTTACGGCCGGTACAATACGGGTCTCTATAATCTTGCTTGGGCACAGGCAGTTCAGAATAAACCCTTGAATGAGATTTTCGTGATGGATGTAGACTCTGAAGAGAAGTCGAAGCGATCGTCGTCGTCTCCTTCTGTGAATAGTGGAAGAGACGAGAGTGTTAATGCCAAGGAAGTGGATAAAGTTGTAATTGATGATAGTGGCGATGAAATGGATGCTGCTGAGAAGGAAGAAGGCGAATTGGAGGAGGGTGAGATTGATTTGGATTCAGAGCCTGTGCAGAAGGCGGCCCAAGAACCCAAAGAGGTTGCTTTGGATTGTGATCCTATGAATGTTGGTGAGTTGGATTTTGATTCGAGGAATAGGAAGTTGGAGAAGCGAGTGCACTCCATTCGGGAAGCTCTCGTGAGTGTTAGTGTGTTTGATGCAGAGAA ATCGTTTGAGCAAGTTTGTTCCCTGCTACAAAACATTTTGGAGGACTTGCTGGGAGTTCTTTTGGATATCGGTCATAGCGAAAAGCAAGCTCTCGTTGAGCTTTCgtttgttgcaattcaagctgtCAACTCT GCTTTCTGCTCTATGAACCAGAATGAAAAGGAACAGAGAAAAGACAGTTTATCGAg GTTACTGTCTACTGTGAAAAACCGCCTTCTTCACCACCTTTCTCCTGGACAGATGAAAGAG ATAGAGTTCATGATATCCTCTCTAGGTCTTCTTAGTGTTTTGCCGAGTACTCGAGTAAGTGATAAACAGAAAGAGCTGCAGGATATTGATGGGGTTCGTGAGAGGGATTCTGCAAACATTGGTGAAAATGAAAGTAATAGGACTTATACTAAGTTCGCTTTGGGTTCTGTATCTATGGCATCAATGGATCATGGTCATGCGGGTACATTACCAGATGCTTTGAGAACAGGAATGCCTGGAGTTAAGAGCAGGGGGGTTCTTCTTCCCCTGTTAGACCTTCATAAGGATCATGATGCAGATAGTCTTCCATCACCAACACGAGAAGCACCGTCATGCTTTCCTGTATTCAAGACGTTGCCTGTTGGAGATGGAAGTTTTAAATCAGGGTTTAGCACTCCTAAGGTGGCACCGGACGCTGAGGAATCTAGGCTGCATCATTATGAAACTGATGCCCTGAAAGCTGTTTCTTCATACCAACAAAAATTTGGTCGGAGTACCATTTCAATGAATGACCGACTTCCAAGCCCAACCCCTTCAGAAGAATATGAGAATGGTGATGCTGATACTAATGGGGAGGTCTCTAGTTCTTTTACACTAAGCAATCTAAGAACTGCAAGCACACCCATTTTGGGGCAACCGGTTTTTTCTTCACCAACCCTTGTTAACAGTGCCAGTATGCAAGGACCAATTACTACTAAAAATGCTGCACCTGTTAGTTCTGTTTCTAATCCAACTGTGAAAGCATCAGCAAAAAATAGAGACCCTAGGCTTCGATTTGCAAATTCAGATGTAGGTGCTTTAGATCTTAATCAAAGAACCTTGCCTATGGTTCATAGTGCACCTAAAGTTGAACCCATTGAACCAGTGAACTCCCGTAAACAAAGGACTTTTGACGAGCCTAATATGGATGGTCATTTGactaaaaaacaaagaatggGATTAGAGAAGTCTCGAATTGTTAGTGATATAAAGACTGTGGCTGGAAGTGGTGGATGGTTGGAGGACAGTGTTAACCTTGGACCTCAGTTAAGTAATAAAAACACGTTCATGGAGAATGCAGAAGTTGATTCCAGAACACCAGTTAGTGTAGTAAGTTGTCCTACAAATTCCCCAAATGTTGGTAATGAGCAAGCGTCGGTAGCAAGTACAAGTACCATAGCTTCCTTGCCTGCAATATTGAAAGACATAGCTGTGAATCCAACAATGCTGTTAAATATTCTTAAATTGGGACAACAACAGAGATTAGCAGCAGAACAGCAGAAGTCTGCTGATCCTGCAACAATCGCAATACATCCTCCGAGCTCAAATTCAGTTCCGGTAGCAGCTCCATTGGTGAATAATGCTTCTTCTATGGCCTCAAAAATTTTGCAGATTCCAGCAGGAACTCCTGCAGTTCCTTCACAAATAGCTTCCATT AGCCCACAAGATGAATTGAATAAAATCCGCATGAAACCCCGTGACCCTCGCCGTGTTCTCCATGGTAGTACACTTCAAAAGAGTGGGAGCATGGGGCATGATCAATTCAAGAATATTGTGCCCCCTTCATCAATCACCCGGGCAAATAAGGATAATCCGAATGGCCAAAAGCAGGAGGGTCAGGCAGATAAGATTTCAGCGCTTTCTCAATCGGTTGCACCACCTGATATTACCCGGCAGTTCACCAAGAATCTGAAAAATATTGCTGATCTTATGTCTGTATCACAAGCATCAACAAAACCAGCTATAGTTTCTCAGAATCTTTCTACCCAATCAGTACCAGTCAAATCACAGAGAGGAGATGTGAGAGCCAGTGTTTCGAATTCTGAGGAGCAGCAGAGTGGCACTATTTCAGCTCCTGATGTGGCTGTAGCTGGTTCTTCTCGTTCACCTAGCACATGGGGAGATGTTGAGCATCTGTTTGAAGGATATGATGACCACCAAAAAGCTGCAATCCACAGAGAGAGGGCAAGACGGATAGAAGAGCAAAAGAAAATGTTTGCTGCTCGAAAGCTTTGTCTTGTCTTGGATCTAGATCACACACTTCTTAATTCAGCTAAG TTTGTGGAAGTGGATCCTGTGCATGATGAAATTttgagaaagaaagaggaaCAGGATCGTGAAAAGCCACAGAGACATCTCTACCGACTGGCTCACATGGGAATGTGGACGAAGCTGCGACCCGGGATCTGGAATTTCTTGGAAAAG GCTAGTAAGCTTTATGAGTTGCATCTTTACACTATGGGGAACAAATTATATGCTACAGAGATGGCAAAACTGCTAGACCCAAACGGAGCTCTCTTTTCTGGACGAGTTATTTCTAAGGGTGACGATGGGGATCTTGTGGATGGTGATGAGAGGGTCCCCAAGAGTAAAGATCTGGAAGGAGTTTTGGGTATGGAATCAGCTGTTGTAATTATAGATGATTCTGTGAAGGTCTGGCCACATAATAAACTGAACTTGATTGTTGTAGAAAG GTATATATACTTCCCTTGTAGTAGACGCCAATTTTCACTTCCAGGTCTATCTCTTCTTGAGATTGACCATGATGAGAGGGCAGAAGACGGGACTCTGGCATCTTCTTTGGCG